The Parachlamydia acanthamoebae sequence GAAAAGTTTGATTGACGACAAATTTTTTTGATAATTTGTCGATTTTCATGATGGGATGCATAGTTTTCTCTAAAAGAATTCGGTTCGATTTGCAAAAATGTATCTCTACCAAGGATTTCTCGTCCAAATGATTTTTGCAAATTGCAAATATCGATTGAGTGAATTATAAAAGTTTTTGATATTTAAGAAAAAAGGAGCAACGTTATGTTACCATTGCCACTCGAGCCATTAGCCCTTCACGATAGTGGTATTATTGTATTTAGACGCCCCTTACACGAACTTGGATCTCGCATAAAAAAGGGGAAGTCGATTTCTGGTGAACTTCTCAAACAGTCCATCATCGTTCTCGCGCTAAGCATTTTCAGAGGCCATTTCTATCAAAACATCCTTTTGCTTAGACCCGAAGCCTTATATCATAGTTTAGAAAAAACAGTCTCACATGTTAAAAATTCAGGACAAAAATTTTGCTCAACACCTGGCACTTTACCCACCCCTTACTTCACAGCTCAGGATTTGGAGTCGTTTACCAAACGATATCCGTGCTTATTAGAAAGTGCACATTATTTTAAGCCCATATCTGAGGGTCTTCAAAGCGATGATCATCCTTTTAGAATATCCAGTGCTTTAAACGGTCCTATGGTGTTAATCCCTGATTTTAGTGCTTACAAAGAGATTTCGCCTCAAACTGTCAGATCGTATTTTGATAAAGCTTGGAGCATCAAGTTTCCATCTACAAAAGCGATGAGGCATGCTAAACGAGTAACACAATTGACGTTTGCTAAATTGTACCATTTCTCTTCTCAAAATTAGGAAGGTAAGGGCCACCATAAAATGGCCACCGTTTCAACTACCAAATCTGTTTTACGCGGCCTAATTGACACTTTATCTAATGGAATTTCATCGACGTTTTTACTTTGGATCAGCAAAATTTCTTTTTGCAAAGAACTTTCAAGCTCATCCAACTGTTGCTGATAATCCTTCACACTTTCCTCTGCACTTGCCACATCTTGAGATTCTTTTCCTATCTTGCCAGCCTTTTTTAGGGTCGATCCCGCTTCAGAAATTCTTGTGCTAGAAAATATTTTTTTCCCCAAAAAAGCACCTAAGAGCGTCCTGCCTAGAGAAATCAATGTATCAAACTTTTGCTGACCTGCTTGCTGCTGCTGTTTGGTTAATTTTTCTTGAGCTCGCCGCATTCTATCTTGCAGAGTTTGAATCTTATCCGCATAAGCCTTGCGCAATTTTTCGACATCGGCATCACGTTTCTCACGCAATAATTGTGCAAGGCGAGCCCGGAAATCACCTTCACTCTCCCCGATTTTTGAAATCGATTTTAAATCTGAGGATTTGAATAAATCCAATGTTTGGCTTTGGTATAAAAAATTTAAGAATGATTTTTGATAACCCGGATAGTTTTTAGCCTGCATGAAGTCCGCCGGAAGCTCTTCAAACATCCCCTTTTTAGGTAAATCTTGCGTTAAACTTTCTTTTCCACCTGGAAGATTAGAGCCTTCACTCCACTGGACTTCATTGCCTGTATCGGCCATCCCTGCGACATAGACATAGTCTTGCCAAGTGTCTACGTCATTTTTTGAATCGATAAAATGGGCCTTCCCAATTGCTAAGACTAAAGGACGATAAGTTTGTTCAGGAGAATCTGTCGCTTTTTTAGAGGTATATTCCTGAACACCAGGAGGAACTAAAGGCTTTTGTGAGCGCGAAACACCTGCAAAAGGTTGTTGAGCTGTAACTGCAAGTTCCTCTTGTTTTCGCTCTACCTGTGTGGTTAGAGATTGAATTTGAGGTAATGTCAAAGGTCCTCTTAAATACGAGAGAGTCCACCGAGTCTGAAACAAGACAGAAGCTTTTAGATGGACATCCTTCATCACAAACGTGCGTTTTCCACACATGGACAATAGTTTATGCATTTCATTCGGATCGCTATCTTCAAGCGAAGCCATTTTTAACCCTTCCTCAATGCGGGAGCGATCACGATCTGTTTGCAATTTTCCTATAAACCATGTTCCACAGTTGGATAACCCTTTATAATCTAAGTCAACAGGGTTTTGAGTAGTCAGAACAACCCCCAATCCAAAAGCTCTAGCTTGCTTAAGTAGGGTCAACATGGGTGTTTTGGAAGGAGGATTCGCAGTGGGAGGAAAATATCCATAAATTTCATCCATGCAAAGAATCGCTCTTA is a genomic window containing:
- a CDS encoding ATP-binding protein gives rise to the protein MQEIDKLGVFYLGKLINPSNGKETDHPLLYDSKDLTTHAVCVGMTGSGKTGLGIVLLEEAALDGIPAIIIDPKGDLGNLLLAFPDLKPEDFLPWIDADEASRNGETKEAYAAKVAKDWKEGLAEWGEDAKRIARYKNSVETTIYTPASQAGLPISLLNSFGAPPPELVLDTSAFRDRILSTTSSLLGLLGIDADPIKSKEHILISTIFEKAWKENRDLDLATLIQEIQKPPFDKVGVFDLETFYPAKERLNLSISLNNLLASPGFQAWMEGEPLDIQRLLYTKDGKPRHSILSIGHLSESERMFFVTLLLNETLAWIRRQSGTSSLRAILCMDEIYGYFPPTANPPSKTPMLTLLKQARAFGLGVVLTTQNPVDLDYKGLSNCGTWFIGKLQTDRDRSRIEEGLKMASLEDSDPNEMHKLLSMCGKRTFVMKDVHLKASVLFQTRWTLSYLRGPLTLPQIQSLTTQVERKQEELAVTAQQPFAGVSRSQKPLVPPGVQEYTSKKATDSPEQTYRPLVLAIGKAHFIDSKNDVDTWQDYVYVAGMADTGNEVQWSEGSNLPGGKESLTQDLPKKGMFEELPADFMQAKNYPGYQKSFLNFLYQSQTLDLFKSSDLKSISKIGESEGDFRARLAQLLREKRDADVEKLRKAYADKIQTLQDRMRRAQEKLTKQQQQAGQQKFDTLISLGRTLLGAFLGKKIFSSTRISEAGSTLKKAGKIGKESQDVASAEESVKDYQQQLDELESSLQKEILLIQSKNVDEIPLDKVSIRPRKTDLVVETVAILWWPLPS